In a single window of the Flavobacterium sp. W4I14 genome:
- a CDS encoding endoglucanase (product_source=KO:K01179; cath_funfam=2.80.10.50,3.20.20.80; cog=COG2730; ko=KO:K01179; pfam=PF00150,PF14200; smart=SM00458; superfamily=50370,51445): MRTLKYFMGIVLFLLITRCQKPEVALPESDTTNKTTARALTATSYPSYNLSPLPPDQSGVNSTAMQLSAKFKLGWNIGNTLEAIGGETNWGNPTVSQALIDQVKRSGFTAVRIPCSWNQYMANSATAELQQSWLNRVKQVVQYCVNDGLYVILNIHWDGGWLENNCTTAQQAAVNAMQKAFWEQIATQMRDFDEHVMFASANEPAVSDATGMGVLLSYHQTFVNAVRSTGGRNSYRVLVIQGPKTSIEYTNNLMNTLPTDPAANRLMVEVHHYTPFNFAGLTQDVSWGNMFYYWGDGYHSTTDASRNATFGEESNAGADFSLMKTKYIDKGIPVILGEYGAIRRSTTLSGDALTLHLASRAYYINHVTHQALLNGLLPFYFDDGSSGNNAFRIIDRQTNGVADQQGLAAVVQGAQNNTTSTIQVGQVYQIVNRYSFKALEIGGWGTANQTPAQQWAYVAGANQQFKVEDAGGGYYRLTPMHATGKCLEINGWSTADGGQAALWDYSGGANQKWSIQITTNGYYRIINVNSGKALDINGSSLNNGGTAIQWSYSGGRNQQWAFLKI, encoded by the coding sequence ATGAGAACCTTAAAATATTTTATGGGCATCGTCCTCTTCCTTTTGATAACAAGATGCCAAAAGCCGGAAGTTGCTCTTCCAGAATCGGATACAACTAATAAAACAACTGCCAGGGCGTTAACCGCCACCAGTTATCCAAGTTATAATTTATCACCTCTCCCACCCGATCAATCGGGAGTAAACAGTACGGCGATGCAGCTCTCTGCAAAATTCAAACTGGGCTGGAATATAGGCAACACACTTGAGGCAATTGGTGGTGAAACAAACTGGGGCAATCCTACGGTTAGCCAGGCGCTTATCGATCAGGTTAAGAGAAGCGGTTTTACTGCAGTCCGGATCCCTTGCTCATGGAACCAATACATGGCCAATAGTGCTACGGCAGAACTTCAGCAATCATGGCTAAACAGGGTAAAGCAAGTGGTGCAATACTGTGTTAACGATGGCCTGTATGTAATCTTAAATATCCATTGGGACGGAGGCTGGCTGGAAAACAACTGTACCACAGCCCAACAGGCCGCGGTTAACGCCATGCAAAAAGCCTTTTGGGAGCAGATTGCGACGCAGATGCGTGATTTTGACGAACATGTTATGTTTGCCAGTGCGAATGAACCCGCGGTATCAGATGCCACCGGAATGGGCGTTTTACTTTCCTATCATCAAACCTTTGTGAATGCGGTCAGATCAACTGGTGGCCGGAATAGTTACAGGGTGTTGGTTATCCAGGGACCTAAAACCAGCATTGAATACACCAATAATTTAATGAATACCCTGCCCACCGATCCTGCAGCCAATCGCCTAATGGTTGAAGTACATCATTATACTCCTTTTAATTTTGCCGGCCTCACTCAGGATGTAAGTTGGGGCAATATGTTTTACTATTGGGGTGATGGATATCATTCTACTACTGATGCTTCACGGAATGCCACTTTTGGTGAGGAATCAAATGCCGGAGCAGATTTTTCGCTGATGAAGACCAAGTATATTGATAAGGGCATTCCGGTTATATTGGGAGAATATGGAGCAATCCGGCGGTCGACAACGCTATCTGGAGATGCGTTAACACTCCATCTGGCCAGCAGGGCATACTATATCAATCATGTTACCCATCAGGCACTCTTAAATGGCTTACTTCCATTTTATTTTGATGATGGATCAAGTGGAAACAATGCATTCAGAATCATTGACAGGCAAACAAACGGAGTTGCTGATCAGCAAGGCCTTGCCGCAGTAGTACAGGGAGCACAAAATAACACAACTTCGACCATCCAGGTGGGACAGGTTTACCAGATTGTAAACAGATACAGTTTTAAGGCATTGGAAATTGGAGGCTGGGGTACTGCCAATCAAACACCCGCTCAGCAGTGGGCTTATGTAGCGGGGGCAAACCAACAGTTCAAAGTGGAAGATGCGGGAGGTGGATATTACAGGTTAACACCAATGCATGCTACCGGAAAGTGTTTAGAAATTAATGGCTGGAGCACTGCCGATGGCGGCCAGGCAGCTTTATGGGATTATAGTGGCGGTGCAAATCAAAAATGGTCAATTCAGATTACCACTAACGGATATTATAGGATCATTAACGTAAATAGCGGAAAGGCTTTGGATATTAATGGATCTTCACTCAACAATGGTGGTACAGCTATTCAATGGTCTTATAGCGGTGGACGCAACCAGCAGTGGGCATTTTTGAAAATATAA
- a CDS encoding TonB-linked SusC/RagA family outer membrane protein (product_source=TIGR04056; cath_funfam=2.170.130.10,2.60.40.1120; cog=COG1629; ko=KO:K21573; pfam=PF00593,PF07715,PF13715; superfamily=49464,56935; tigrfam=TIGR04056; transmembrane_helix_parts=Inside_1_4,TMhelix_5_24,Outside_25_1070) translates to MNQTISIRKLPAFLLVVIFLVLLHLKSFAQERQITGKVVGSDNPAPLRGVIVLLKPKNTAKNTVVSTNEQGQYSIKGNTGDVLVFKMVGFQPQEITIGDGSVINVTLRIETTKLDEVVVIGYAKVARKDVTGSISSIKGDDLRQTQPTTFDQALQGKVAGVVVQQVSGQPGGGVSIQIRGVSSISGSNSPLFVIDGIIIPPVNNPGSGSNPLNSINPAEIESIDVLKDASATAIYGSQATNGVVVITTKRGKAGAPQITYDFYAGYQEIIKRLPTVDLQQFATLINARSASSGWNFDKRAEFANPQYLGKGTDWQKELFRRAPQMNHTLTVSGGDDRTQYLLSTSYFNQEGIAIGSEFSRYSVRLNLDNKTTNWLKIGTSLQLSHVDEKVNSTSSNVIATALSLSPNVPVTNSDGSWGGVTDPNGWVAPVANPVALAEIIKHLRKRNQVFGNVYAEIQLAKGLSLRNEVSGNFDFNTEDRYSPIYSFGKGNVSANFGSSSAGQNFYIVIRNFLTYNYNFKKFHIDALAGHESQESTFQSLGASRRNYASDNVQAISGGDATTATNFGYNSLSDPTGGSAQESYFGRVNFSWNDKYLLTGNIRNDGSSNFPSYNRWVTTYSGGFAWKIKNESFLKDIKAITEMKLRLGYGITNNQGIPGNTFVTQLLSVANGLSGIAQFQNNLANAAVTWEKTDYYSAGLDATLFKGRLSFTLEAYSRLTKGLLLQVPLPGYSGTVAGYGPGSMQAPFANVGSLTNKGFDIQINSTNINAKNFSWKTSFTVSRNMNKVTYLGAGGADANLSKKSYVINDIIQKTTVGRPIGEFYGYVFDGIFSTPADFKNHALPADPSGKPYPISPAGGGIWYGDRMFKDLNGDGIIDSKDQTFLGSPIPKFQYGFNNTFNYKNFDLNVFFSGSYGAKVFNQMAVQQTNPQNQATFFTSVLDYANLAMVDPKGSPSDVNNVYVTNPNTTIAGLRNDNTNGNNRPNSLMIEDGSFLRCKNITLGYRLPESFLSKISIRSVRVYANVSNAFIITKYKGMDPEVGSWDPLQAGWDDGYYPQPRVFTIGANITLR, encoded by the coding sequence ATGAACCAAACAATTTCTATTCGGAAATTACCGGCTTTTTTGCTGGTGGTAATTTTCTTAGTGCTTCTGCACTTAAAAAGCTTTGCTCAGGAGAGGCAAATTACAGGAAAGGTCGTGGGGAGCGACAATCCCGCACCGCTACGCGGAGTGATCGTGCTACTCAAGCCTAAGAACACGGCCAAAAACACAGTTGTATCAACAAATGAACAGGGACAGTATTCTATAAAAGGAAATACAGGGGATGTACTTGTTTTCAAAATGGTTGGTTTTCAACCACAGGAAATAACGATCGGTGATGGCAGTGTCATCAATGTTACCCTAAGGATCGAAACTACAAAATTGGATGAAGTGGTTGTTATTGGCTATGCCAAGGTAGCAAGAAAAGATGTTACAGGCTCAATAAGCTCAATCAAGGGAGACGATTTACGCCAAACCCAGCCAACTACTTTTGACCAGGCCCTGCAAGGCAAAGTTGCTGGGGTAGTGGTTCAACAGGTATCGGGCCAGCCAGGTGGCGGCGTATCTATCCAAATACGTGGTGTGTCTTCAATAAGTGGCTCTAATTCGCCACTGTTCGTAATAGACGGTATTATTATCCCACCAGTAAATAACCCTGGCAGTGGTTCTAATCCTTTAAATTCCATCAATCCCGCCGAAATTGAATCAATAGATGTATTGAAAGATGCTTCGGCAACAGCCATATACGGTTCGCAGGCAACCAATGGAGTTGTTGTGATCACTACAAAAAGGGGGAAAGCCGGAGCGCCGCAGATCACTTATGATTTCTATGCCGGTTACCAGGAAATAATTAAGCGACTTCCTACAGTCGATTTGCAACAATTTGCTACGCTCATCAATGCCCGGTCTGCTAGCTCGGGCTGGAACTTTGATAAAAGGGCCGAATTTGCCAATCCTCAATATTTAGGTAAGGGCACCGACTGGCAAAAAGAATTATTCCGGAGAGCCCCGCAGATGAATCACACACTTACTGTAAGCGGTGGAGATGATAGAACCCAATATTTACTGTCAACCTCCTATTTTAACCAGGAAGGGATAGCCATTGGATCTGAGTTTAGCAGATACTCGGTAAGGCTGAATTTAGACAATAAAACCACTAATTGGCTAAAAATAGGGACGAGCCTTCAGTTGTCGCATGTTGATGAAAAAGTAAACTCAACCTCCAGTAATGTAATTGCCACTGCACTAAGCCTTAGTCCTAATGTTCCGGTAACTAACTCTGATGGTTCTTGGGGAGGGGTTACTGATCCAAACGGTTGGGTAGCACCTGTTGCCAACCCGGTGGCATTGGCAGAAATTATCAAACACTTAAGAAAGCGAAATCAGGTATTTGGCAATGTGTACGCAGAAATACAATTGGCCAAAGGGTTATCGCTGCGAAATGAAGTATCTGGTAATTTCGATTTTAATACAGAAGATAGGTATTCGCCAATTTATAGTTTTGGCAAAGGTAATGTAAGCGCTAACTTCGGTTCCTCTAGCGCTGGTCAAAATTTTTATATAGTAATACGCAATTTTCTAACTTATAACTATAATTTCAAAAAATTTCATATTGATGCTTTAGCAGGGCATGAATCGCAAGAGAGCACTTTTCAAAGTCTTGGCGCTTCACGAAGGAATTACGCTTCAGATAATGTGCAGGCGATTAGTGGTGGGGATGCTACCACGGCCACAAACTTTGGCTACAATTCATTATCAGACCCTACGGGAGGCTCTGCACAGGAATCTTATTTCGGCCGTGTCAATTTTTCATGGAATGATAAATATCTGCTTACCGGTAATATACGTAACGATGGTTCTTCAAATTTTCCGTCCTACAACCGTTGGGTAACTACCTATTCGGGTGGGTTTGCCTGGAAAATTAAAAACGAGTCGTTTTTAAAAGATATAAAAGCGATAACTGAAATGAAGCTGAGGCTCGGTTACGGGATTACCAACAACCAGGGCATACCAGGCAATACATTTGTAACCCAGCTTCTATCAGTAGCCAATGGTCTATCAGGTATAGCTCAGTTTCAAAACAATCTGGCAAACGCAGCGGTGACCTGGGAAAAAACTGATTATTACAGTGCTGGGCTTGACGCAACGCTTTTTAAGGGGCGCTTAAGTTTTACTTTAGAAGCTTACAGCCGCTTAACAAAAGGCCTTTTATTACAGGTGCCGCTTCCAGGATACTCTGGTACTGTGGCTGGTTATGGGCCGGGATCTATGCAAGCGCCTTTTGCCAATGTTGGCTCGTTAACCAACAAAGGGTTTGACATTCAAATTAATTCTACCAATATTAATGCTAAAAATTTCAGTTGGAAAACTAGTTTTACCGTATCGCGGAATATGAATAAAGTGACCTACTTAGGTGCAGGTGGAGCTGATGCTAACTTAAGTAAGAAATCTTATGTAATTAACGATATCATCCAAAAAACGACCGTGGGCCGACCTATTGGCGAATTTTATGGCTATGTATTTGATGGTATTTTCTCAACTCCAGCAGATTTTAAAAACCATGCACTGCCTGCTGACCCAAGCGGTAAGCCTTATCCGATCTCTCCAGCAGGTGGTGGTATCTGGTACGGCGACCGTATGTTCAAGGATTTGAATGGCGATGGTATTATCGACTCAAAAGATCAAACCTTTTTGGGTTCTCCGATCCCTAAATTCCAATATGGTTTCAATAATACATTTAACTACAAAAATTTTGACCTGAATGTTTTCTTCAGTGGTAGTTATGGCGCCAAGGTATTCAATCAAATGGCTGTACAGCAAACCAATCCGCAAAATCAGGCTACCTTTTTTACATCGGTGTTAGATTATGCAAACTTAGCTATGGTAGATCCTAAAGGCTCTCCATCTGATGTTAACAACGTATATGTTACCAACCCTAATACAACTATTGCTGGGTTGAGAAACGACAATACCAACGGTAATAACCGTCCTAATAGTTTGATGATCGAGGATGGCTCATTCCTGAGGTGTAAAAATATCACTTTAGGCTACCGTTTGCCAGAAAGTTTTTTATCAAAAATATCTATACGTTCTGTTAGGGTGTATGCCAATGTATCCAATGCATTTATAATTACAAAATATAAAGGCATGGATCCTGAAGTTGGTTCATGGGATCCACTTCAGGCAGGTTGGGACGACGGTTATTATCCGCAGCCAAGGGTATTTACTATTGGTGCAAACATAACCTTGAGATAA
- a CDS encoding hypothetical protein (product_source=Hypo-rule applied; ko=KO:K21572; pfam=PF07980,PF14322; superfamily=48452) codes for MKLINKIFIILLCAAAIVGCKKSFLDRPSNSQISSNNFYKTTADVRLATASLYGGSHWWSWNNECWIPLGDVLSGTASFPYNGDLVQLFTRTITAQNGLVTKGWVGLYNTVAQCNTLISAIQQQADPSISEADKNAAIAEARFIRAMAYYNLAIYWGAVPIIEDNSKLIKDPLLNRNIVSDVYKFITKDLTYAAQHLPKTDQKGRVTTWSAQGMLGKAYLTMAGVGKSGGVRDQALLDSAKKYAGNVCKNSGLALVPSYHDVFKVQNNDNPESLFSLQWAGGVGYGTGNALQQYYAPDRIITPQQQGGWMALAPTYDLYRMYSAKDTVRRKATIMLNGDFYPELNAAAGGFKAKNAGMKKHMVGTEKDNNLPTMDSWSSPEHNAVLRLADVYLVYAEAILGNNSTTSDADALKYFNAVRARAGVDIVTAVTPALLRTERRVELAFEGQYWTDLVRYSYYDPTNAVKFLNDQDATHGRISFTYDPVTKIATRDTIAPPLTLPATISSFTLPIPSSELTTAPKLAEPPVPYY; via the coding sequence ATGAAATTAATTAACAAAATTTTCATCATCCTGCTATGTGCAGCAGCAATTGTCGGATGTAAAAAGAGTTTTTTGGACCGTCCGTCCAACTCGCAGATAAGTTCTAACAATTTTTATAAAACTACCGCCGATGTACGACTGGCTACGGCAAGCCTTTATGGCGGTTCGCACTGGTGGTCATGGAACAATGAGTGCTGGATACCACTTGGCGATGTATTGAGTGGTACCGCTAGCTTTCCGTATAATGGCGATTTGGTACAGCTTTTTACACGCACCATTACCGCCCAAAATGGTCTTGTGACAAAGGGTTGGGTTGGGTTGTACAATACTGTAGCGCAATGTAATACGCTTATCTCAGCTATACAACAGCAGGCTGATCCGTCTATTTCGGAAGCAGACAAAAATGCTGCCATAGCTGAGGCAAGGTTTATTCGTGCCATGGCTTATTATAATTTGGCGATATATTGGGGTGCAGTGCCAATTATTGAAGACAACAGTAAACTGATAAAAGATCCGCTGCTTAATCGCAACATTGTTTCGGATGTATATAAATTCATTACTAAAGACCTAACTTACGCAGCGCAACATCTTCCCAAAACAGATCAAAAAGGCCGGGTAACTACCTGGTCGGCGCAGGGAATGCTGGGCAAAGCATATTTGACGATGGCGGGTGTAGGCAAAAGTGGCGGTGTACGCGATCAGGCCTTGCTTGACAGTGCCAAGAAGTATGCGGGCAATGTGTGTAAAAATAGTGGGCTTGCATTGGTTCCTAGCTATCATGATGTTTTCAAAGTGCAAAACAACGATAACCCCGAATCATTGTTCTCGCTTCAATGGGCCGGAGGTGTGGGTTATGGAACTGGCAACGCGCTACAGCAATATTATGCGCCAGATAGAATCATTACTCCTCAACAACAAGGTGGATGGATGGCCTTGGCGCCAACCTACGATTTATACCGGATGTACTCTGCTAAAGATACAGTAAGGCGTAAAGCCACTATCATGCTCAACGGAGATTTTTATCCCGAATTGAATGCTGCTGCTGGTGGTTTTAAAGCAAAAAACGCGGGCATGAAAAAACACATGGTTGGCACCGAAAAAGATAACAACTTGCCAACAATGGATTCTTGGTCATCCCCTGAACATAATGCCGTACTTAGATTGGCCGATGTGTATCTGGTATATGCGGAAGCCATTTTGGGTAACAACAGTACTACGAGCGATGCTGATGCGCTAAAGTATTTCAATGCTGTGCGGGCAAGGGCCGGTGTAGATATTGTGACTGCGGTAACTCCGGCTTTACTCCGCACGGAAAGAAGGGTTGAACTTGCTTTTGAAGGACAATACTGGACAGACCTGGTGAGGTATTCTTATTATGATCCGACTAATGCTGTGAAGTTTCTTAATGATCAGGATGCTACCCACGGCCGGATTTCGTTTACTTATGATCCTGTAACGAAGATAGCAACAAGGGATACTATTGCTCCGCCACTTACGCTTCCAGCAACTATCTCTTCATTTACATTGCCAATTCCGTCATCTGAGCTAACCACCGCCCCTAAATTGGCAGAACCACCGGTACCATATTATTAA
- a CDS encoding hypothetical protein (product_source=Hypo-rule applied; pfam=PF18329; superfamily=49785,81296; transmembrane_helix_parts=Inside_1_6,TMhelix_7_24,Outside_25_482), producing MKIKSYLTFYSLLLFLMIAAVLPSCKKDRESSAAPVILSIKNYAASPNDTVLHSAAPNGQYVVITGDNLQNATQISFNGVPASFNSALFAPNSAVVRIPDMQFSKIDTAKLYIVEYATKAGSTTFSFKLGPAAPTFAGISNLYANPGDSVYVYGSGLFFIQRFSYRGTPIQSFKLDTAGNSIGFLMPAVTTNDQISIITKSGTLNHKIIATPVIAGITNENANPGDSVYVYGSYLKDIQTLTFAGTPVTSFVSSKNGSSVGFILPTLAQSGPVSVTTPFGTATTAYQVNDVITGSISNWDSNFNWQYWGAGKQTKGDPNFSGNSSTYFVLDINGLSSNDGWPWSTNIPMNAIQWVPQTNIADAASNWAFKFEVNIPKAWKGTTIDIVSGVNGYMARWEPWRINATTTVPYNTKGWVTVTIPLTSFRASHPELGEGMGAPLTKIADLTGDSGNTSCIMYIHNYTLSAASFYGAVDNLRVVKIK from the coding sequence ATGAAAATAAAATCATATCTAACCTTCTACTCTTTGCTGCTTTTCTTAATGATAGCGGCTGTATTACCTTCGTGTAAAAAAGATAGAGAAAGCAGTGCTGCTCCTGTTATTTTGAGTATTAAGAATTATGCAGCCTCACCTAATGATACCGTTTTGCATAGTGCTGCGCCAAACGGGCAATATGTGGTAATAACCGGAGATAATTTGCAGAATGCTACACAAATAAGTTTCAATGGTGTGCCTGCTTCTTTTAACAGCGCTTTATTTGCGCCTAATAGTGCCGTGGTGCGAATACCTGACATGCAGTTTTCAAAAATTGATACTGCTAAACTCTATATTGTAGAATACGCTACAAAAGCAGGTTCCACAACGTTTTCTTTTAAATTAGGTCCGGCAGCACCTACCTTTGCGGGAATTTCCAATTTATATGCCAATCCAGGCGATTCTGTTTATGTTTATGGTTCGGGACTATTTTTCATTCAACGCTTTTCGTATAGAGGTACCCCAATCCAGTCCTTTAAATTAGATACTGCCGGGAATTCTATTGGATTTTTGATGCCTGCCGTAACGACCAACGATCAGATATCAATCATCACCAAAAGCGGTACGTTGAATCATAAAATAATTGCGACCCCGGTTATAGCAGGTATTACCAATGAAAATGCAAACCCAGGTGATTCTGTTTATGTTTATGGCAGCTATCTTAAAGATATTCAAACACTGACGTTTGCAGGTACTCCGGTTACTTCATTTGTATCATCCAAAAATGGAAGTTCTGTTGGATTCATTTTGCCAACGCTAGCACAAAGCGGACCGGTTTCAGTTACTACGCCGTTTGGCACGGCTACTACTGCGTACCAAGTAAATGATGTAATAACAGGCTCTATATCAAATTGGGACAGTAATTTTAACTGGCAATATTGGGGCGCTGGTAAACAAACTAAAGGAGATCCTAATTTCTCTGGCAATTCAAGTACCTATTTTGTGTTGGATATTAATGGATTGTCTAGTAATGACGGATGGCCTTGGAGTACTAACATACCGATGAATGCAATACAATGGGTACCACAAACCAATATTGCAGATGCCGCTAGCAATTGGGCATTTAAATTTGAAGTAAATATCCCAAAAGCTTGGAAGGGTACTACAATCGACATTGTAAGTGGAGTAAATGGCTACATGGCCCGATGGGAACCATGGCGAATAAACGCTACGACGACGGTACCGTACAATACAAAAGGGTGGGTAACAGTAACTATTCCTTTAACATCGTTCCGAGCGTCACATCCTGAGCTTGGCGAGGGTATGGGAGCTCCACTAACCAAAATTGCCGATTTAACAGGTGATTCGGGAAATACCTCATGCATCATGTATATACATAACTACACGCTTTCGGCAGCCAGCTTTTATGGCGCTGTTGATAATTTGAGAGTTGTAAAAATTAAATAA
- a CDS encoding arabinoxylan arabinofuranohydrolase (product_source=KO:K15921; cath_funfam=2.115.10.20,2.60.120.260; ko=KO:K15921; pfam=PF03422,PF04616; superfamily=49785,75005): MFRKKVLLSTVFVISFLGCQKDLEAQTNAGKPKMVKENLTEKFANVSPKLSSNNANPLLDFMFTADPTAVEYNGRIYVYATNDHQQYEHVGKDGKNSYERIRTLVMMSSDDMVNWTYHGLINTAELAPWSQNSWAPSITSRKEADGKTHFYLYYSNGGGGSAVLTSTSPVGPWKDPLGKNIVDRSVPGVDVGAPFDPGVLIDDEGTGWLTFGGGSPKTKYMPDNARIVKLGKDMISLASDVAKIPAPYFNEASDLNFINGTWVYSYCTDWGERTEWPYSNIDKPTACNISYMTSKTPLIPDSWKYRDNYFKNTGDVNVGPLTNNHSHLFKFKGKYYLAYHAMYLQDYFGTKGGFRNVGIEPIQVDEKNVNIPMVNATFTGTSQLNPLNPFVLQQAETTAGTSGQVQFEASGNPGNMAAKGKADQQCIMVRGADFSKQIPAKFEARVKGKGKIDVYVNNLKGTPLVSLTCDEKEWTTLSKKINLKIDKGVENIYFVFNGEGFLFDEWKFIR; the protein is encoded by the coding sequence ATGTTTAGAAAAAAAGTGCTATTAAGTACGGTTTTTGTTATCTCGTTTTTGGGATGTCAAAAAGATTTAGAAGCTCAGACGAATGCAGGTAAACCGAAAATGGTTAAAGAAAACCTTACAGAAAAATTCGCAAATGTTTCGCCAAAACTTAGCTCCAATAATGCCAATCCTTTATTAGATTTTATGTTTACAGCCGACCCGACAGCTGTAGAATACAATGGAAGAATTTATGTATATGCCACTAATGATCATCAACAGTATGAGCATGTAGGAAAAGATGGGAAAAATTCATACGAGCGTATCCGTACGCTGGTCATGATGTCTTCTGATGATATGGTTAACTGGACCTATCATGGTCTCATCAATACTGCAGAGCTGGCACCATGGAGTCAGAATTCCTGGGCGCCTTCCATTACATCCAGAAAGGAAGCAGATGGCAAGACGCACTTCTATCTTTATTACTCCAATGGCGGTGGTGGCTCAGCGGTGCTTACTTCCACCTCTCCGGTTGGCCCATGGAAAGACCCATTGGGAAAGAACATAGTCGACCGTTCTGTTCCCGGTGTGGATGTTGGTGCCCCATTCGATCCCGGAGTTCTTATTGATGACGAGGGCACAGGCTGGCTTACATTTGGAGGCGGATCGCCTAAAACGAAATATATGCCGGATAATGCCAGAATCGTCAAATTGGGAAAAGATATGATCAGTTTGGCCAGCGATGTTGCTAAAATACCCGCCCCTTATTTTAATGAGGCCAGCGACCTTAACTTTATCAACGGAACCTGGGTTTATAGCTATTGTACGGATTGGGGTGAACGCACTGAATGGCCTTATAGCAATATCGACAAACCAACCGCATGCAACATATCTTACATGACCAGTAAAACACCCTTAATTCCGGATAGCTGGAAGTATCGCGATAATTACTTTAAGAATACCGGCGATGTTAACGTGGGCCCTTTGACAAACAATCACAGTCACCTGTTTAAGTTTAAAGGGAAATATTATCTTGCTTACCATGCCATGTATTTACAGGATTATTTTGGCACCAAGGGTGGTTTTCGTAATGTGGGTATCGAACCAATACAGGTGGATGAAAAGAATGTGAATATCCCTATGGTCAATGCAACTTTCACAGGTACTTCACAACTTAACCCATTAAACCCATTCGTTCTTCAGCAGGCAGAAACCACTGCAGGCACTTCGGGGCAGGTCCAGTTCGAAGCTTCTGGTAATCCGGGCAATATGGCTGCCAAAGGAAAAGCAGATCAACAATGCATCATGGTGAGGGGAGCCGATTTTAGCAAACAGATTCCAGCCAAATTCGAAGCCAGGGTAAAAGGAAAAGGTAAAATCGATGTTTATGTAAATAATCTTAAAGGTACCCCTCTTGTTTCCCTTACATGTGATGAGAAGGAATGGACTACGCTATCAAAGAAAATAAACCTGAAAATAGATAAAGGAGTAGAGAATATCTATTTCGTGTTTAATGGAGAGGGTTTTTTGTTTGATGAATGGAAATTCATTCGTTAA